A portion of the Callithrix jacchus isolate 240 chromosome 21, calJac240_pri, whole genome shotgun sequence genome contains these proteins:
- the LOC144580657 gene encoding uncharacterized protein LOC144580657, producing the protein MTVQSSLGLRVRAWVTQNTGTVGESELQGQCVKVSCDTSARMEAGKLFPGGQTVCVSGFAGRMVSAVTTQLCRCGSRAAIDLLDSLTRNGAWGVDSVWGKGGTQACGNGPDMENTGGGEELEKLSTDTDPWATLVPTGNPKWVFQPLPHQPKRFASELHVASLGVDRQNRAIPVPVHRGHLPGAKREECEPSLFSEIRYGNVWVMEMPDCKPFCRHPNDHFGSPSPSPGFRENCREVAGVTLVESGLAEAGGPGFAPAPVSQSVARGMEPRRLPQVPAGALERGASFPEPLPWARGWVPKTEDAASPSPPPPPAHTAARSCLAGARSLPRRRHRDPAQVPPPALLLGVCSRPGATEQVPGSSRFLELFMWVLRKPPGSPIVETGKLRLRKGGPCPKPAVRRGRGFPAPSPAASLGRAKRKCGQKPALAELREEGGAKRHLPVSDLRPGDREADKPEKLSSPDPRAPGAPWSVESLPGERKTYSYSSRDKSNACEVWQVSWFYRGNQRWLPGGSDTWTGFPTEGGKQIKMPT; encoded by the exons ATGACTGTGCAGAGCTCACTGGGCCTCAGGGTAcgggcctgggtgacacagaacACAGGGACAGTGGGTGAAAGTGAGCTGCAGGGACAGTGCGTGAAAGTGAGCTGCGATACCTCTGCTAGGATGGAGGCGGGCAAGCTCTTCCCTGGAGGGCAGACCGTATGTGTTTCGGGCTTTGCTGGCCGCATGGTCTCTGCCGTGACTACTCAGCTCTGCCGCTGTGGCAGCAGAGCGGCCATAGACCTTCT TGACTCTCTGACGAGGAATGGGGCGTGGGGAGTGGACAGTGTGTGGGGGAAGGGTGGCACACAGGCGTGTGGGAATGGCCCGGACATGGAGAACACTGGAGGTGGGGAAGAGCTAGAGAAGCTGAGCACTGACACTGACCCCTGGGCGACCCTAG TTCCCACGGGAAACCCCAAGTGggtgttccagcctctgccccacCAG CCCAAAAGATTTGCATCTGAGCTTCATGTAGCATCCTTGGGCGTGGACAGGCAGAACCGGGCCATCCCCGTCCCTGTACACAGAGGCCACCTCCCAGGAGCCAAGAGGGAGGAATGCGAGCCGAGCCTCTTCTCGGAAATTCGCTATGGGAATGTGTGGGTTATGGAGATGCCCGACTGCAAACCGTTCTGCAGGCACCCAAACGATCATTT TGGCTCACCTTCTCCTAGCCCCGGGTTCCGGGAGAACTGCCGGGAGGTGGCCGGGGTCACCCTTGTGGAATCAGGCCTGGCAGAGGCTGGGGGGCCGGGCTTCGcacctgccccagtctcccaatcCGTGGCCCGGGGGATGGAGCCGCGGAGGCTGCCGCAGGTCCCAGCAGGTGCCCTGGAGCGTGGCGCCTCCTTCCCTGAGCCTCTTCCCTGGGCACGAGGGTGGGTCCCGAAGACGGAGGACGCCGCCTCTCCTTCCCCCCCGCCTCCCCCCGCCCACACCGCTGCTAGGAGCTGCTTGGCAGGTGCGCGGAGCCTCCCCCGCCGCCGACACCGCGACCCGGCCCAGGTCCCGCCCCCAGCCCTACTCCTTGGCGTTTGCTCCCGGCCGGGCGCCACTGAGCAGGTGCCAGGAAGTAGCCGCTTCCTGGAGCTCTTCATGTGGGTCCTCAGAAAACCCCCTGGCAGCCCCATTGTagagacagggaaactgaggctcaggaagggcGGACCTTGCCCAAAACCTGCAGTGCGCAGGGGGCGGGGATTCCCCGCTCCGAGCCCGGCCGCCTCCCTGGGGCGCGCGAAG AGAAAGTGTGGGCAGAAGCCTGCACTGGCAGAGCTGAGGGAGGAAGGCGGGGCAAAGCGGCATCTCCCTGTTTCTGACCTGAGACCCGGAGATCGGGAGGCAGATAAGCCAGAGAAGCTGAGCAGCCCTGACCCCAGGGCCCCCGGTGCTCCTTGGAGCGTGGAATCACTGCCAG GAGAAAGGAAAACCTACAGCTACAGTTCCAGGGACAAGAGCAATGCATGTGAGGTGTGGCAAGTCTCATGGTTCTACCGTGGAAATCAGAGATGGCTTCCTGGAGGCAGTGACACCTGGACAGGCTTCCCCACGGAAGGAGGGAA ACAGATAAAAATGCCCACGTGA